The uncultured Pseudodesulfovibrio sp. genome includes a region encoding these proteins:
- a CDS encoding CBS domain-containing protein — translation MKVKELMTPVGDYQTLGTDATLGDVSAVLERGSHRDILIVDEKGAFAGILTMLDIITALEPNYKKLFKKNLQSETLSNRYVAEQFKEFNLWNDTLNNICAKGVKISVTDAMHVPEEGHYINEDNDLEYGVHMYMVGTPQPLIVRNNGQVTGVLRMSDVFKEIIGRMHTCALAD, via the coding sequence ATGAAAGTCAAAGAACTGATGACCCCGGTGGGCGACTATCAGACACTGGGCACGGACGCCACTCTGGGCGACGTTTCCGCGGTCCTCGAACGGGGCAGCCACCGTGACATCCTCATCGTGGACGAAAAAGGTGCCTTCGCCGGCATCCTGACCATGCTGGACATCATCACCGCGCTGGAACCCAACTACAAAAAACTTTTCAAGAAAAATCTACAGAGCGAAACTCTTTCCAACCGCTACGTTGCCGAGCAGTTCAAGGAGTTCAATCTCTGGAACGACACGCTGAACAACATCTGCGCCAAAGGCGTGAAGATCAGCGTGACGGACGCCATGCACGTCCCCGAGGAAGGCCATTACATTAATGAGGACAACGACCTCGAATACGGCGTGCACATGTATATGGTCGGCACGCCGCAACCGCTGATCGTCCGCAACAACGGCCAGGTCACCGGCGTGCTGCGCATGTCGGACGTCTTCAAGGAAATCATAGGCCGCATGCACACCTGCGCCTTGGCCGACTAG
- a CDS encoding NifB/NifX family molybdenum-iron cluster-binding protein produces the protein MENILIPLMDNELSPRFDLAPEILIISITRETSAMGTLSERIVNLESPSAEAMYRLVMAENIQTIICAGMENEVYEFLKRKGIKVVDNVCGPVDPILEAYLAGRLSPGQNYF, from the coding sequence ATGGAAAACATCCTCATTCCCCTGATGGACAACGAATTGTCCCCCCGCTTCGACCTCGCTCCGGAGATCCTGATCATCTCCATCACCCGCGAGACCAGCGCCATGGGCACCCTGAGCGAGCGTATCGTCAACCTGGAGTCTCCGTCCGCCGAGGCCATGTACCGGTTGGTCATGGCCGAGAACATACAGACCATCATCTGCGCCGGCATGGAAAACGAGGTTTATGAATTTCTCAAACGCAAGGGAATCAAGGTCGTGGACAATGTCTGCGGACCAGTGGACCCCATTCTCGAAGCCTATCTTGCAGGCCGCCTTTCTCCCGGCCAGAATTATTTCTGA
- a CDS encoding SLC13 family permease → METARTEKIAFDWKRLVFMLTGVVLFAIVYYSSPWPDAVDPMGEHFPLSVQAKGAIAVFLLAGTWWVFEVVPIGITSLMIGILQVMFLIRPAKVAFKDFMDPSVLFIFASIMIGLVFTKTGLTKRLAYKMLDIVGERTSMIYLGVFVVTAALTHIMAHTAVAATIYPLLLAIYALYGEGDRPTKFGKGLFIGMAYVAGAGSIVTLLGAARGAVALGFYKEIVNVDVGFFELSYYMAPIGWGMTFLLWAFFMVVCKPEKDRIPGLREKARELNAKMGGLTRNEILAAVIVGSVILIMSLRAFVPALKAVDKTAIILCSSVLFFIFKILDLKDLEDIPWNIILLFAGAMSIGFCLWETGAAKWMAVNWLVMFQDANWFVFVMSIAFFVMIMTNFIMNVAAIAISLPVALVIAPYLGVAPEVILYASLVMAGMPFLLLVGAAPNAIAYDSGQFTTGEFFGWGIPASLLLMVMVGIAVLVIWPIMGMPITLPAGG, encoded by the coding sequence ATGGAGACAGCTCGCACTGAAAAAATCGCCTTCGATTGGAAACGCCTGGTGTTCATGCTCACGGGCGTCGTACTTTTCGCCATAGTCTATTACAGCTCGCCCTGGCCCGATGCCGTCGACCCCATGGGCGAACACTTCCCCCTGTCCGTCCAGGCCAAAGGCGCCATCGCCGTGTTCCTCCTGGCCGGAACATGGTGGGTCTTCGAAGTGGTCCCCATCGGCATCACCTCGCTGATGATCGGCATCCTTCAGGTCATGTTCCTGATCCGTCCGGCCAAGGTGGCCTTCAAGGACTTCATGGACCCGTCGGTCCTGTTCATCTTCGCCTCGATCATGATCGGCCTGGTCTTCACCAAGACAGGCCTGACCAAGCGGCTGGCCTACAAGATGCTCGACATCGTGGGTGAACGCACCTCGATGATCTATCTCGGCGTCTTCGTGGTCACCGCCGCCCTGACGCACATCATGGCCCACACCGCAGTGGCCGCGACCATCTATCCCCTGCTGCTGGCCATCTACGCCCTGTACGGCGAGGGCGACCGGCCGACCAAATTCGGCAAGGGGTTGTTCATCGGCATGGCCTACGTGGCCGGCGCGGGCTCCATCGTAACCCTGCTGGGCGCGGCCCGCGGCGCGGTTGCGCTGGGCTTCTACAAGGAAATAGTGAACGTAGACGTCGGCTTTTTCGAGCTGAGCTACTACATGGCCCCCATCGGCTGGGGCATGACCTTCCTGCTGTGGGCCTTTTTCATGGTCGTGTGCAAGCCTGAAAAGGACCGCATCCCCGGCCTGCGCGAGAAAGCCCGCGAGCTCAACGCAAAGATGGGCGGCCTGACCCGCAACGAGATCCTGGCCGCGGTCATCGTCGGCTCGGTCATCCTGATCATGTCCCTGCGGGCCTTCGTTCCGGCGCTCAAGGCCGTGGACAAGACCGCCATCATCCTCTGTTCCTCGGTCCTCTTCTTCATCTTCAAGATTCTGGACCTCAAGGACCTGGAGGACATCCCCTGGAACATCATCCTGCTCTTCGCCGGGGCCATGTCCATCGGCTTCTGTCTGTGGGAGACCGGCGCGGCCAAGTGGATGGCCGTCAACTGGCTGGTCATGTTCCAGGACGCCAACTGGTTCGTCTTCGTCATGTCCATCGCCTTCTTCGTGATGATCATGACAAACTTCATAATGAACGTGGCGGCCATCGCCATATCGCTGCCCGTGGCCCTGGTCATCGCCCCCTACCTGGGCGTGGCCCCCGAAGTCATCCTGTACGCCTCGCTGGTCATGGCGGGCATGCCCTTCCTGCTCCTGGTGGGCGCGGCACCCAACGCCATCGCCTACGACTCCGGCCAGTTCACCACCGGTGAATTCTTCGGATGGGGCATCCCGGCATCCCTGCTGCTGATGGTCATGGTCGGCATTGCCGTCCTGGTCATCTGGCCGATCATGGGCATGCCCATCACCCTCCCTGCCGGAGGCTAG
- a CDS encoding transferase yields the protein MEKLEELFDHIASRVNVNLKPMGIDVRSILQNSIPRERHILYYAFYALTEDHPISFKFKNSNLAGTYFLGKTLVDSSVLYKSNVRGDELKRKGDVVEFNGVKTKLFYDEVIRIINSYLVKTLVHNNSKNPETPEVFRILNSAAMHYSNIHGTTLEGVYLGAFATADLSIMHNCVIGDFAYVQAGDLSRLTVEPGRVWIKSGDLFEFNYLYPEGVIEQYVKLDENGHLTGKFVDYVDEFKEDFVPIYSTARPETDFQVPETAYVSPYAVLKGKCEVGENALIVQRAHVEDSFIGKGSNAQENCYIKNSVYEGDDVTAHGGKVIWTNVGKNVFVGFNSFLHGTQACPITIGRDSIVMPHTIIDPDECIEIPPNSAVWGYVTRQADLETQCIDLDELAKTTDVTLGNATFKGDGKAFVDAFRHRIDHIREENGAYFDGSDNTRGHAQKTRDAAFNILQPFQSGPEAGMYPTMTIGD from the coding sequence ATGGAAAAACTCGAAGAACTTTTCGACCACATAGCGTCCCGAGTGAACGTCAACCTCAAGCCCATGGGCATCGACGTCCGCTCCATTCTGCAGAACTCCATTCCGCGGGAACGCCATATCCTTTATTACGCGTTCTACGCACTGACCGAGGACCATCCCATCAGCTTCAAGTTCAAGAACTCCAACCTCGCCGGGACTTATTTCCTGGGCAAGACCCTCGTGGACAGCTCGGTCCTGTACAAGTCCAACGTGCGGGGCGACGAACTCAAGCGCAAAGGGGACGTGGTGGAGTTCAATGGGGTCAAGACCAAGCTCTTCTACGACGAGGTCATCCGGATCATCAATTCCTACCTGGTCAAGACGCTGGTCCACAACAACTCCAAGAATCCGGAGACCCCGGAGGTCTTCCGTATCCTCAACTCGGCGGCCATGCACTACTCGAACATCCACGGGACCACGCTTGAAGGCGTGTACCTCGGGGCGTTCGCCACGGCGGACCTGTCCATCATGCACAACTGCGTCATCGGCGACTTCGCCTATGTCCAGGCTGGCGACCTCTCCCGGCTGACCGTGGAACCGGGCCGCGTGTGGATCAAATCCGGTGATCTCTTCGAGTTCAACTACCTCTATCCGGAAGGGGTCATCGAGCAGTACGTCAAGCTGGACGAGAACGGGCATTTGACCGGCAAATTCGTAGACTATGTGGACGAATTCAAAGAGGACTTCGTGCCCATCTACTCGACGGCCCGTCCCGAAACCGATTTCCAGGTGCCGGAAACGGCCTATGTATCTCCGTACGCCGTGCTCAAGGGCAAATGCGAAGTGGGCGAGAACGCGCTCATCGTGCAGCGCGCGCACGTGGAAGACTCTTTCATCGGCAAGGGGTCTAACGCCCAGGAGAACTGCTACATCAAGAATTCCGTGTACGAGGGCGACGACGTCACCGCCCACGGCGGTAAGGTCATCTGGACCAACGTGGGCAAGAACGTCTTCGTGGGCTTCAACTCTTTCCTGCACGGGACCCAGGCCTGCCCCATCACCATCGGCCGCGACTCCATCGTCATGCCCCACACGATCATCGACCCGGACGAGTGCATCGAGATTCCGCCGAACTCGGCGGTCTGGGGGTATGTCACCAGGCAGGCGGACCTCGAGACGCAGTGCATCGACCTGGACGAACTGGCCAAGACAACGGACGTGACTTTGGGCAACGCCACCTTCAAGGGCGACGGCAAAGCTTTCGTCGATGCGTTCAGACATCGCATCGATCACATACGGGAAGAGAACGGCGCATACTTCGACGGGTCCGATAATACCCGCGGACATGCTCAAAAAACACGGGATGCAGCCTTTAATATTCTCCAGCCCTTCCAATCGGGCCCAGAAGCTGGCATGTATCCTACTATGACTATCGGGGACTAA
- a CDS encoding sigma 54-interacting transcriptional regulator: MGIADPAALIRSLSNKQGLAALLDVLPLGVAIMDRDGTLLAVNQHYESLTGVTGDQVLGIRCLHALRSDYCMRNCPVLSGWTDKRTRTLEANIINRDREKISVHLTLAPLVAEDGSIRGVIETLMPASTHAMDEIVSGVSGLGELVGRSPEVRKIFSMTPSIAQTDSPVLITGETGTGKDMLAEEIHKESDRDGPFVKVNCGALPVPLLESELFGHAKNALPGADHAKPGRLRMAHGGTLFITEIGDLPLPLQTKLLAYMDDHAVRPIGSTKVVHTDVRIMAASHYDLEDMVRRKRFRRDLLYRLNVIRLHLPPLRDRGEDLLLLQDHFLKMFQVRYGKKVDRFSKNVETLLRSYDFPGNIRELRNLIEYAVNFCDTNVIRMRHLPGYMLHGHNLPANLSVPPRATETGSVRVAPPERWEDVQRKMILEALVKTGGRKSKAAELLGWGRSTLWRKMKHFGIE, from the coding sequence ATGGGCATTGCCGACCCGGCCGCATTGATACGGAGTCTGTCGAACAAGCAGGGGCTTGCTGCCCTGCTGGACGTCCTGCCGCTCGGCGTGGCCATCATGGACCGGGACGGGACCTTGCTGGCCGTGAACCAGCATTACGAATCCCTGACCGGTGTGACCGGGGACCAGGTGCTCGGCATACGCTGCCTGCACGCCCTACGTTCGGACTACTGCATGCGCAACTGCCCGGTCCTGAGCGGTTGGACGGACAAGCGCACCAGAACCCTGGAAGCGAACATCATCAACCGGGACAGGGAGAAAATCAGTGTCCATCTGACGCTGGCCCCGCTGGTGGCAGAAGACGGCTCCATCCGGGGGGTCATCGAAACGCTGATGCCCGCTTCCACGCACGCCATGGACGAGATCGTCAGCGGTGTGTCCGGCCTGGGCGAGCTGGTCGGGCGCAGCCCGGAAGTGCGCAAGATATTTTCCATGACCCCGTCCATCGCCCAGACGGATTCGCCGGTGCTGATCACCGGGGAGACCGGCACGGGCAAGGACATGCTGGCCGAAGAGATCCACAAGGAATCGGACCGGGACGGCCCCTTCGTCAAGGTCAACTGCGGCGCGCTGCCCGTCCCCCTGCTGGAATCCGAACTGTTCGGCCACGCCAAGAACGCGCTGCCCGGGGCGGACCACGCCAAGCCGGGCCGGTTGCGCATGGCCCACGGCGGCACGCTGTTCATCACCGAGATCGGCGACCTGCCCCTGCCCTTGCAGACCAAGCTGCTGGCCTACATGGACGACCATGCGGTCAGACCCATCGGCTCCACCAAGGTGGTCCACACCGACGTGCGCATAATGGCCGCCAGCCATTACGATCTGGAAGATATGGTCCGGCGCAAGCGGTTCAGGCGCGATCTTCTCTACAGGCTGAACGTCATTCGGCTCCATCTGCCGCCTCTGCGGGACCGGGGCGAGGACCTGCTTCTGCTCCAGGATCACTTCCTGAAGATGTTCCAGGTACGCTACGGCAAGAAGGTCGACCGCTTCTCCAAAAACGTGGAGACCCTGCTGCGCTCCTACGATTTCCCCGGCAATATTCGGGAACTGCGCAATCTGATCGAATACGCGGTCAACTTCTGCGACACCAACGTCATCCGCATGCGCCACCTGCCCGGGTATATGCTCCACGGCCACAACCTGCCCGCCAACCTCTCCGTTCCTCCCAGGGCTACGGAAACAGGATCCGTTCGCGTAGCCCCGCCGGAACGATGGGAGGACGTGCAGCGAAAGATGATTCTGGAGGCCCTGGTCAAAACAGGCGGGCGCAAGTCCAAGGCGGCCGAACTCCTCGGCTGGGGCCGCTCCACCCTGTGGCGCAAGATGAAACACTTCGGCATCGAGTAG